The following are from one region of the Papio anubis isolate 15944 unplaced genomic scaffold, Panubis1.0 scaffold247, whole genome shotgun sequence genome:
- the LOC116272890 gene encoding acyl carrier protein, mitochondrial, which produces MASRVLSSYVRRLPAAFAPLPRVPMLAVARPLSTGLCSVGTQTRLGPLQPALKLAQVPGRVTQLCRQYSDMPPLTLEGIRDRVLYVLKLYDKIDPEKLSVDSHFMKDLGLDSLDQVEIIMAMEDEFGFEIPDTDAEKLMCPQEIVDYIADKKDVYE; this is translated from the coding sequence ATGGCGTCTCGTGTCCTTTCATCCTATGTCCGCCGCCTGCCCGCGGCCTTTGCGCCGCTGCCCCGGGTCCCGATGCTGGCCGTGGCCCGGCCTCTCAGCACCGGTCTGTGCTCCGTGGGGACCCAGACGAGGCTCGGGCCTTTGCAGCCGGCCTTAAAGCTCGCGCAGGTTCCTGGTAGAGTTACACAGTTGTGCCGCCAGTATAGCGACATGCCCCCTTTGACGTTAGAGGGCATCCGGGACCGTGTTCTTTACGTATTGAAACTCTATGACAAGATTGACCCAGAGAAGCTTTCAGTAGATTCTCATTTTATGAAAGACCTGGGCTTAGACAGTTTGGACCAAGTGGAGATTATCATGGCCATGGAAGACGAATTCGGGTTTGAAATTCCTGATACAGATGCTGAAAAGTTAATGTGTCCACAAGAAATTGTAGATTACATTGCAGATAAGAAGGATGTGTATGAATAA